In Coleofasciculus chthonoplastes PCC 7420, the genomic window CGGTACTAATCTGACTGGGTAAAAATCCAGTAAAAATAGTGCTATCGACAGGAATAGTACCAATTACTTCCACAGATTCAGATGCATTAATGTCTAAGATTCCTCCTTGACCTTCGCCAATTGTTGAAGCTAGAACTTTTCCCCCATTTCGGACAATTAATCGACCTGTGTTAATTCGAGTCTGTCCGGCTATTCCCGTTCCTGCACTGGATGTGCCTAACCAACTATACTGTATCCCATCAACAATACTTCCAGTCGGTATATAACCGCTGACTTCTACTAAATCTGAAGCATTAACTTCCAAGATTCCCCCTTGACCTGCGACTAATGCAGAAGCATCAACTCGTCCGCCATCTCGGATTATTAATCGGTCAGTATTAATGGTTAAATCGCCAGCATCGCCAGCACCGAATGTAGTTGTAATTATATTACTGGGAAAAAACAAGGAAAACATTTCACCATTGGATGTTTCACCTGACACAAGCTTCGCACCACTGACTTCCACTGACTCAGCCGCGTTTATGGTTAAATCGCCTGCTGCTTCATCACCAGAAACCGCAGCATTAATGGATGAACCATTACGGAGACTTAGCCTACCCGTTTCTATCAAAATCTTACCTGAATTTCCGGAATCCTCACCACTAAATGCAGATATTTGGCTGTCATTATCTAAGGTAATAACTTCTGTCGTTCGCACGGTAATATCGCCACCATTTCCTCGTAAACCATTTTCTATTAAAATAGAATCAATGTCCATTGGCAATGCTGAACCAGAAAACGTTAGCAAGTCAGAGCCATCTCTTAATAAAAGTGAATGAGCCGTAATGTTAATGTCACCACCATCACCCCGAATAATAGAACCGGCTGAAATATCACTGGTTCCGGAAAAAATCACTTGACCATCAGCTTTTATCGTAACGTTACCACTTTTGCCGATAGTTTCGATAGACTCATTATTTGTAAAGATAGGGCTATTTTCTGAAAATCCCAAAACTCCGGTATCGATATCACTATTTCCCGAAAAACTGATAGTATTACCTGCCTGAATCGTAACATTACCACTATTGGCGATACTACCACCAGCAGTAACAATATCGCTACTTTCCGAAAAGCTGATAGTGTCACCTGCATTCAGGGTAACGTTACCACCATTGCCAATATCTATAGAATTAGCCAAGATATCACTATTTTCGGAGAAGGTGATAGCTTCACTTGCCAGCACGGTGACATTACCACCATTGCCGATACCATAAGAAACTGCAAAAATATCGCTCTCTTCTGAGAAGCGGATCATCTTAGCGTTGATCGCAACATTTCCGGCATTCCCCGTAGATGAACTACCCTTATAAGCAACAATATCAGCATCAGTTAATTCAATCGCTTCACTGGCACTAATCCTGACATCACCCGCGTCTCCAGCACCGAAAACTATTGAACCAATATCTACACCAGATGATGCAGTAAATCTATCACTTTTGATGAAAACGTCACCGGAATCTCCAGCCGTATTCGTCTGTACTCCAGCCAAAACAGATGCACCATCGGTGGCGGAAAAAGAATTGGTGTTAATAACAATATTTCCCCCATTCCCTGTAGACTCCTGAATCACCTGATTAAAAACGCCAGTTCCTGAACCATTTAAATCAATACTGGCGTTAGCATTAATCGTAATATCGCCGCCATCTCCCATCCCTTCCGTTCCTGCGACTAAGCGTCCTTCATTTGTCGCCCTAAAATTATTAGTATTCACAATAATATCGCCGCCACCGATACCCCGCACACTCACACGGGCATCATCGGCTAAACTGACATCAGATAACCGACTATCCTGGGTAAAGTTTAGACTCAGAACATCTCCATCAACTTGCAAGTCTATAGTTCCCGGTACGGCTAAACCCCCTAACTCAATATGACCTCCCAACGCATTTAATCGACCTCCTGCTTCTAACCTTACATCACCACCAATCAGCAATAAACTTTTGCCATCTAGAACCTGAAGTCCTTGTTCAAGTAGCGATCCATTTAAGAATCCCCCGAAGACAGGAACTGTACCAGTAGAACGGTTAACAATTTCGGCGGAGTTCGAGAGTTGGTTAAAAAAGAAAGCATTTGGATTGATAGTGAGTAATTGACTCGTTTCCGGTTGTGAGGCGCTAAATTGTCCCTGATTATCCCAGCCAATCCCATTCGCTGTGGTAGCGACAAATGAACCTCCAACATCTAGCTTGGCACCTTGTCCAAAGATAATGCCATTGGGATTAATTAAGAATAGATTCGGAGTCGAGTCGCCAAAGGTTCCCAGTGTACCCAGAATATAAGACGGATTTTGGTCAGTGACTCGTGTTAAGATATTTTGGATATCAGCAGGACTAAAAAAATAGACGCCTCGGTCAACATCAATATTAAATTCCCCAAAACTATGAAAGAGATTTATCCCTCGGATAGCACCGCCTTGAATGATATCAATCTGTCCAAAGGGAGTCACAATGGAACGTTCTACCCCCAATGTGTCATCGGGTGTAATCTGAGCAAGGGTGGGATCAGGGAAAGAGGCGATCGCACTCAACACCCCAAAACCCCCAATTAACCACCAGCACCAGGATTGGCGGATTGTCGCTGCTGCACGTTTGTTGTTCATGTTTCGGCTTTTGCACTCTCAGTTAAGATTTGTGTTTGCGATCGCCAATTGCGATACTCTATTATTTGGCAGTTATCAAAATATGAAGTATACTTATTGTCTTTGTTCCCTATTCCTGAACAGTCCTCATCCCTTATATGTTCGCATTTTTCCCTATTTTTCCCCTCGCCCAAGCTACCCCTACACCCCCACCCCCAGTGGAGATTGTCCAACCGCAAGACGTGCGTCCGTTACCGGGACAATTAGATCAGGTTCCTGTTTTCAATAGTAATAGTCCCGAACTGGTTCAAACCGAGGGAATTTTACTCTCTACGTTTCCAGGAAACAATAAAGCAACGCCTAGCGCCCACTTAAATTTTCCCTTTCAGGGACGTTTTGATATCTTTGCCCATCATGTGGCTAAAGCGCCAACTCCTGATGATTTACGGACGCTTTATTTAGGAATACTTGCACATAATCCTAGTACAAAATCGGTCACCGTTGATATTTTGCAAGCGGCTAGTTATTTGAGTCAACCGGATGCACCGTTTATCCAATTACCTGCTCAAGTGGAGAATCCCCAAGGTACAGTGTATGCGGGTCCTGGTAGTCGGGTGATGAGTGATATTTTGAGAGGCTATCGCCAAGCCGAGTTTCCGCCGCAAGTGGTAATTCCGCCGCAATCAAGCCGCCTGTTACTCAATTTACCGATTCCGGTGAAACCCTTAGAACCGCCGATTAATGGGCGTTCCACGTTGATGCGGTTACGTAGTGATGGACAAGTGTATCTAGCCAGTCTTGCGCGTTATGCACCCACTGATGAGGCGGGAAACGAACGCGCCCCCACCCTGGTAGAATGGCAGCAGGTATTGGATAAAGGGGAATTAGCCGGACCACGCGATCGCGCCCCGACTCCACCTGACTCAACAACGGGTAAAATCATCTATGGGCGGGTTGCAGGTGTGGCTCAAGGATCACAGTGGCAAACTCAGTTAACTGATAGTCCGAGTTCCCAGGTTTTGACGATTCCTGAACCAGGAGACGCCTTTTCTTATGGATTGAGTACCTTAGCAGGTGGACGTTTAGGAACTGATCAAAGCCAAAGTGCGAGGATGCTGGTACGTTATCCTGATACTGCTTATTTTGCCCATGGAAACTATGGGGTGCAATATAGTTTAACCTTACCGTTGGTGAATCCAACTCAGGAGACAAAAACAGTTACCGTATCCTTACAAACGCCTCTAAAACAAGAAGAAATTGAGGACGGATTACGGTTTCTAGAACCTCCAGCCAACCAAGTCTTTTTCCGAGGAACAGTGCGACTCCGCTATAACGATGATGCAGGAGTACCGCGAACAGGATATTGGCATTTAGTTCAACAGCGAGGACAAGAGGGGGAACCGTTAGTGACGCTAAAAATGCCCCCATCCAGTCAAAGATTAGTGCAATTCGATTTTTTGTATCCACCCGATGCAACGCCACCACAAGTTTTAACAGTGGAAACGTTAGGTGTTAAGTAGGGCTTACTGCACAACCCGGAAACCCTGATCCATCAATACTTTGAGGCGTATGGACAGTGGATAAAGTGCCAGGAAATGGGGTAGCATCCTTCCTAAGTATGGCATCACCTTGCTCAGGGAAAATGTACCCTTGCTCCCCCAGCTCCCCCAGCTCCCCCAGCTTCCCCAGCTCCCCCTCACCTCACCACTTATTCAGCAAGCCCTAAGTAGGTGGGGACAATTAAAGTTGTTATTTGTCTTATGTCTTATGTCATTCGTCTTATGTCATTGTTTTTTGATAAAATTGCCAGGTTTGTTCGATATCCTGTCTCATGCGCTGTCGCAACTCATTCGGGAACATGACTTCTACCTTGGGTCCCCAAGCGCGGAGTCGCATGATTACGGTATTGTCCTGTTGGCGATAGCGGAGGATGTAATAAGCCGCATCGGGATGGGCGTGAATATGGGCTAAAAGTTTTTGGGTATTGGGTAATTTTAAGTCCTTAATTAATGCCTGTGCTGCTTCAGAACTATCTAGTTTTTCAAAGGTCGGATGACGGAAGGAGTTGTCGATGTAACGCTGGGCAAAATCAGCATCAAACCGTAGCAGAGTTACATCAGATTTTTCATAGAAATCAAAGCCATAAGCGGCATCTAATTCCTGTTGAATATAAGCAGGAGCATAGTTTTCCGGATGGTTGATAATGTCAGATTTTGAGAAAGGGAGATGGGCAGTATCCCAAGGCAGTTTTTGATACTTGCTTATCCGTTCTAAACGGTAGTTATACCATCCCACTGGCGCTTTGGTTGCTGTTTTCTGCGGTCTTTGACCAAAGGCGCAGAGGTAGTAAGCTCTCTGATAATAATATAGGCAAACTGGGTAAATGGTGTAGTTTTTAGTTTGATTTAAGGAAGCACTGTGATAGGCAATTTGCAGCGGTGGAGTAGGCGTCTCTTGCCAAATTTCTTTGAGGCGATCGGCTAAATCCGCTGAGGTTTCCCGCAATTCTTCCTTAACTACATAGTCATGATGGATAAATAAGCGTTGTTCGCCATTAATTTTTGTGAATAACAGTTGGGCAATAGTCGATACATCATTGGTAAAAAATCCTAAGGTTCCTTCATAGGAAAAATTAGGGTCGGTCGTGAATGGTTCAAGGATAGCAGCCGTTGACCGTTTGCGGAATTTGTGAATTGGCTTTTTGGTTGTTGTTTGGGGATTGATCAGTTGTCGC contains:
- a CDS encoding two-partner secretion domain-containing protein, encoding MNNKRAAATIRQSWCWWLIGGFGVLSAIASFPDPTLAQITPDDTLGVERSIVTPFGQIDIIQGGAIRGINLFHSFGEFNIDVDRGVYFFSPADIQNILTRVTDQNPSYILGTLGTFGDSTPNLFLINPNGIIFGQGAKLDVGGSFVATTANGIGWDNQGQFSASQPETSQLLTINPNAFFFNQLSNSAEIVNRSTGTVPVFGGFLNGSLLEQGLQVLDGKSLLLIGGDVRLEAGGRLNALGGHIELGGLAVPGTIDLQVDGDVLSLNFTQDSRLSDVSLADDARVSVRGIGGGDIIVNTNNFRATNEGRLVAGTEGMGDGGDITINANASIDLNGSGTGVFNQVIQESTGNGGNIVINTNSFSATDGASVLAGVQTNTAGDSGDVFIKSDRFTASSGVDIGSIVFGAGDAGDVRISASEAIELTDADIVAYKGSSSTGNAGNVAINAKMIRFSEESDIFAVSYGIGNGGNVTVLASEAITFSENSDILANSIDIGNGGNVTLNAGDTISFSESSDIVTAGGSIANSGNVTIQAGNTISFSGNSDIDTGVLGFSENSPIFTNNESIETIGKSGNVTIKADGQVIFSGTSDISAGSIIRGDGGDINITAHSLLLRDGSDLLTFSGSALPMDIDSILIENGLRGNGGDITVRTTEVITLDNDSQISAFSGEDSGNSGKILIETGRLSLRNGSSINAAVSGDEAAGDLTINAAESVEVSGAKLVSGETSNGEMFSLFFPSNIITTTFGAGDAGDLTINTDRLIIRDGGRVDASALVAGQGGILEVNASDLVEVSGYIPTGSIVDGIQYSWLGTSSAGTGIAGQTRINTGRLIVRNGGKVLASTIGEGQGGILDINASESVEVIGTIPVDSTIFTGFLPSQISTETLGTGSAGMITIDTGKLIVRDGAEVSVRTTGEGQGGRLTINASELVEVRGTALDNPQLRSKITSETSGDQDAGNLSIQTGQLIVSDRAQITASSRQGIGKAGDIEIDANLIQLNQQGELITQTESGDGGNIRLQVDDLLLLRNNSTISTTAGQAGAGGDGGNITIEAGFVTGIPTENSDITANAFEGRGGRIDITTQRIFGLEFRENLTPLSDITASSELGINGEFNLELLTSIDPNQGLIELPTGLVDAENLIDRSCHAGGAALASSFTITGRGGIPASPLDFLSDDVMVSDWVTLDTDTQSELKEEPVTSTPVQPKPIIEAQGWVKMPDGTIILTAQAPRATLSTMPEINTCKMGKRVED
- a CDS encoding DUF3370 domain-containing protein, with amino-acid sequence MFAFFPIFPLAQATPTPPPPVEIVQPQDVRPLPGQLDQVPVFNSNSPELVQTEGILLSTFPGNNKATPSAHLNFPFQGRFDIFAHHVAKAPTPDDLRTLYLGILAHNPSTKSVTVDILQAASYLSQPDAPFIQLPAQVENPQGTVYAGPGSRVMSDILRGYRQAEFPPQVVIPPQSSRLLLNLPIPVKPLEPPINGRSTLMRLRSDGQVYLASLARYAPTDEAGNERAPTLVEWQQVLDKGELAGPRDRAPTPPDSTTGKIIYGRVAGVAQGSQWQTQLTDSPSSQVLTIPEPGDAFSYGLSTLAGGRLGTDQSQSARMLVRYPDTAYFAHGNYGVQYSLTLPLVNPTQETKTVTVSLQTPLKQEEIEDGLRFLEPPANQVFFRGTVRLRYNDDAGVPRTGYWHLVQQRGQEGEPLVTLKMPPSSQRLVQFDFLYPPDATPPQVLTVETLGVK
- a CDS encoding TIGR03985 family CRISPR-associated protein — protein: MSAEEFLPTVHCLETLVPELLQVSNHPSTPTQSKNCLTLLACGARRWVILRSLYDRDSHFFIEFEIELFNCADWLKKFKEKVDHYKTRSFSDWLFPEYTESFTNQFIATLKSRYTLEENDIDKLLSTAIFSATDRTLRNHLTQLSQLKTPFLERQLINPQTTTKKPIHKFRKRSTAAILEPFTTDPNFSYEGTLGFFTNDVSTIAQLLFTKINGEQRLFIHHDYVVKEELRETSADLADRLKEIWQETPTPPLQIAYHSASLNQTKNYTIYPVCLYYYQRAYYLCAFGQRPQKTATKAPVGWYNYRLERISKYQKLPWDTAHLPFSKSDIINHPENYAPAYIQQELDAAYGFDFYEKSDVTLLRFDADFAQRYIDNSFRHPTFEKLDSSEAAQALIKDLKLPNTQKLLAHIHAHPDAAYYILRYRQQDNTVIMRLRAWGPKVEVMFPNELRQRMRQDIEQTWQFYQKTMT